A segment of the Trifolium pratense cultivar HEN17-A07 linkage group LG7, ARS_RC_1.1, whole genome shotgun sequence genome:
TAGATTTGGTGGAGGAGGCAGTGGTCAAGTTCACAATAGGTTATGCACACACAGTGACAAAACCAATCACACAATTGAAACTTGTTACCTTCTTCATGGCTTTCCACTACATTATCAACTTGTTACCTTCTTAATGGTACCAAGCATGGCAATTCAGCCAATTATGCTTTCAATAATAGTGACTGTGACTCGTGAGGCTGAGCACACTATGGTAAGTTGTGTAAATGCTAACTatggttcattgaataacaaaCTTGGTTGGTAGGACTAGCCGTGTAACTGTACATAAGAAGATCAAAAGACTGAATTTATGTTTCTATGATAACAGATCTACAGAACTAAATAAATCCCAAGTCCCAACTATTGTCACTCAAAATGGATAACAAAAGGGCACAACTTAACAATGAGACTATAAACTAATAACATTGAtaattcaacataaaaaaaagtagCCAGTTTGTCAGCACTAGTTACAATTACAAATAATAGATCCCAACTCTCTATATAgagctaaaaaaaaaacaaatttgctTCATATCAACTAAGCACTTTTCCACTCACTACCCATAATTTGTACATAATTGCAAACAAGTTCACCAGCTAAACCAAATCATTAATTTCTGTTAGATTGTTTCAACAAGccttaaacaaaataaaaaagttcCTCCCTGTTGAGCaataacttttttgttttgtgttaaCCATTGGGTTCCTAGGAGAAAGCGGTCTACTAACCCAGATTTCGGTCCGAAAGGATTGTTACACTAAGTTATCAAACTTACATGTTCTTGAAATGAATGACTTAGTTTGACCATGTTcactattcatatattttgttttgagcatatttttctactagtaaacaaaaacaaatatatgtTGGATTTGTTTCAAtgaacattttcaaaatatcaaatattttaataatttttactattatacaattaaaaatattaatagtcAAAATTATACGTTATATGAGTGAAACAGTCAATTCGATTGGATCATTTATTgtgggacggaaggagtataCATTAAGACTCAGTGTCCAGCGCAAGGATTGATTCGATTCGACTAGACATTAACTAAAGTTCATTAACCACCTTAGTCTAACCATTACATGCAGAATTAATCAAATAGTTCGACTTAAGAAAATCATATAATTCAAAATTATCGCACTAATttcattttacaaaaataaaatcatattcaaCCTAGTAAACTAATTCATCCCCAATATGAAAAATTAACAGAGAATAGTGAAAAAACCTTCTTGAAATGATGAAGCTTAAGAAAACAAGCAGCACGATTACTATGCAAAGCAATCTTCTGAGGATTGGTCTTCGCCATAGCGATTGCTTCAGTGTAGAACCCTAACGCCTCTTTGTAGAGTCCGTCACGGTACATCTGGTGACCACGTTCGATCTTGTTCGACGccattaaattaattttgaaattcgATCATAAATTTCTAGTAACAACAAGAATTtggatttgtttttgtttttggagtGTTTTGTTTGACGGAAAAAATGGGATTGATTTGATTGagattatttgaaatttatagcTTAGCTGGTTAGTAACAGCAAGGACTAGAGAGAAAGAGGAACGGAATGAGATGAGACGAGGAAGGCGTTGGACTTGGAAGTGATTCCGTGGGTTAATTATTGGATTGGAACCCGCGTTTGCCtatgtcttttatttttatttttttaaaacatcaaataatttggaacggagggaacaataattaagtttattaattaaaaaatatgatccacagtatttattaattatttaaatcaattataaAGGCAAATTGTGATACTTGCCAACCATCATCATGATTACACACGCTTGGCGTTATATGCATCCTtaataatctaatttttttcattttgttaacAATCAGGATATCCTatcgtcaaaaaaaataaaaatcatcatATCTCTATGCATCCAAAATATGgccaaaaattaatcatttaagtattttttttatttaattaatcatttaagtatttttttttcggtgaatAAGACtgagtattatagtattatgttaTGAAGATAACTATTGTTAGTGccattttgaattttgaattgatAATATGTTTTGGAATTTTCTAATACTTatgatttaatttcttttaagtcaaaaaaattaattaattttttgttttcaacttaaTAAAAAGAtttgagcaaaaaaaaaaaaaaattgcttttgtACCAAAATAATTTATCTGTGTGTGTAATCATATGATGGTAGTTGACAAGTATCACAATTTTCCCTTtgtaattgatttaaataattaataaatattgtcAACCAtatctttaaattaataaactttattattactatttttgaaacacattaAGCGGGATGCTAGTTCGTTAATTGcatcttaaaatgtgcccttagggcatgttagcatttgtcaaaaaaaaaaaatattactccaTCCGATCTTAtatattataaggaacactttgggagaaaaaaaattggttttttttataagaaacactttttaaatttattttttattaaatagattatttatgttatgcattaattacacagACACATTATCAATGTTATgtgttagttttggaataacacataacattttagaatttttaataaaaataaataaatttatacataGGACCGTAGAGAGTATGAGTATTTTTCTCAATGTGTTCTTTATATATATGACCAGAGAGAGTATTTTATCGAGTGAAaacctattttaattttaattttttttgaaaaaaaattttaaaattcagattaatgaatttttttttgaaaaaatagtttaatgaCTAGATTTTCAACTCTTTGAGACTTTGAGTTAAATCTATGAGAGATTTTGGGTTCAAAATCATCATTAAAATCCATAATTTATTAGTTTTAGAACATTATGTTTCAAAATCATCATTAAAACCCATAATTTATTATTCCCTCtaatcctttttataaggaacactttagAAAAAACACACAGATCAAGAAATCTTATACTCACTCCGGTCTATTTTATaatgaacactttgaaaaaatcacacagaccaaggaaacacattataaattgttattttcatttaatactgttaaaaatttaaatttatttcatatatacccttatttaattactcttaatccAAGTAACCtacttatttttaaatgctctctcataataaataagggcataagtgaaattaaacctttgaaacatttgaaaattggttaaagttttttataaaaatgacaaatttttttcccaaattgttccttataaaaagaccggagggagtatttcttattaaaaattctaaaattttatagtatattccaaaactaaacTTTGGTTATGTCACTCTAATGAATGCATAACATTAGAATGCATTACATTTGGTataatttaataagggtaaaaatggaattgtttaattaataaacaataaatttagAGGGAACAAACTGGAACAATTGATGACTATGCCGGTGAAGCAATCCTGTTCTTGGATTCTTAAGGCTATTCTAAAACAAAGGGAATCGATCCCATATGTCAAGGGTGGGAAAATATGAAGGGGAAGACTTTCACTAGGAAAATTTACAAGTTGTTGAGGGAGGACAATCCCTTAGTAGACCGGAAAACAGTTATGTATCATAATATGGTTCGGCCTAGAgtaattttcattttctggTTGGCTTATCATAGCAAGTTAACAACAAAGGATAGGCTGCTTAAATTTGATCTTATTGTGAACTTACAATGTTGTTTTTGCAACCAAGAGGAAACCAttaatcatctttttttttgttgcaccGAACTGAAACTTATTTGGCAAAAAGTACTTAGATGGATGCACGTTGATCATGTTCCTATGAGAGTGTTGAATTGAGATGGATCACGAGACATAGTAAAGGTAAAGGGTGGAAAGCACAACTCCTGAAGAGTGCAGCTGCTGAAACAATTTATGCCTTATGGAAATATAGGAATGATGTAAACATAGATGAAGACATTATCAATTTTATAGTATATAGAGGTTGGAGGAATGCTAAACTTAGGGAGCACATTGCTCAATTGTTAATCTAGTTTAGCCTTCTCTGTATGTTTTTGCTTGTCCCATTTGTTTGATTGGATCACTTGTGATCACCTTGTACATAcctgttttttttaatggaataaaatttttcttgattaaaaaaaaaatttagagattattctttataaaaaggatcaattttttttctccaaattatttcttataaaaagtatGGGAGGAAGTAGTTTTCTAGGTTTTGtgtgatttaaaaaaaaaggtttaaaatTATGTATAGCACTCATAGAATGAATCGGATCTTATTATTTGTGTCGTTCTCTGATTCATTCCACTATTAGAAAATATAAACCATCTATATATAGAGTACGTAAGAGCTTAAAAGACACCGTAACAATGGCTAAAGGTAATTACTAATTATATAGTTTCTATTTGTGTGGTCATTATTGCACCAAAAGTTTGAGCAATCCTATCGAACCGACATTTTTAGCATTGACGGTTGAACTCaagaagataaattaaaatGGTTAATTTATCAGACtcatttgtattttatttatgtttgtgaTAACGAGCATCAAAGAATTTTATGAAATAATCATAGTAATCAGTGAGAGAACTTAACTCTGAAAGTTCAAAATGTGAACTTTAAGTGACTCCATTTAAATAATTAGAACAAGGTACTCTACCCACAAAAAACAAGTTAAATTCATATGAACAAAAGCCTATATTAACATAATCCTGTTAATTCATTGAATAAGACAGAATCCTGTTAATTCATTTCAACATAATTACTGTTATATTGACATCAACAACGGACATAATATGTCATACAACCTTACAAAATACATCCTGAATTAGTGTTAATTTGATCTTAAGGAAAGTGACAGAAAATCTCAAAATCATCTAAAAATTTAAACTGTAGAAACTACCGTTCAGATGTCGGTTTTAGACACTGAAATATCTTTTCTGTCTACTTAGCTCAAAAATTCTACCTTGAATCTGGTTAAGTAAATCCACGGACTCTATGTTGTTATCCGAAATGCACTGTAGAACAGTTCTTAGAGTATCAATTTCTTGGTCTCTTGCCTTATCCTGAGTTCACATACAACTTATTTATAACCAACAAGCAGGTGCATGAAGATGGAATGTTTCATAAAATAGAACGAAATTTGATTAGAGAAAAACGAACCTTGATTTTAAAGGAGTTGGTTTTCGTGCAATTGCTCTCAGAAATCACTTTTGCACTCTGCACATGTTCACGCAAGAGATCAACTGCTTGATTCTTGTTGGCCATGTTATAAGCACAAATGAATCTAACAGCTTCAACGTGTTGCTTCTTACGGATAAGATTCTGAACAAAATCTGCAATGTGCAAGAAAATTTCACTTCATGGGCCGAATAACATCTCAAAATAAGTGGGAGTAGAAAAGACAATATCTCAtactatttaaaaataaatcaactataacataatataaagagAATTCAAAAGtaacaaaacatttttaaaataacataCGAGAAACTTTATCTGCTAAACCCATAGTTCCAAACAGCTCTACCGCTATCTTGTGTTGAGCAACAAATCCAAAAAGCTTTAAAActtcattttcatcaaaataaggAACCAATCCATAAATCGACAGAAGGAGCAGAAAACCAAGAACTGCCACGGAATTTTCAGTGTTTTCACCAATGTAAGCTTTCAAATTAAGTACTAGCCTTGTTGCTTCTTCTCTTACACAAGGTTTAATTTGTGGTGAGATTCTCATAAGTTGTTCGAGTATAACAATGTGGCCATCATCAATAATTATAACATTGTTGCCCTTCCTACAATGTGGAATGCTCGGATTCTGTATTATATCCAAAACAACTTTTGATGGATCTGATGATGCTAGAAGTCTGGTTCGAATTTCATTGCCAAGCGACTCATTTTTATCAGTCTGCTCCATTGGGAGCAATTGCAAACTTCTTCCATCAATGGCAGGACTTGGTTGATCATCTGTGAAAGATGCAGTTTCATATTTAGCCAGCAGATATTTAACATGgttaaagatatttttagtaAATTAGGCATCAAAATCATTGAAATATCAAGTTGAAATGAAATTGTCTCGTTAAActaaatgatgaagaacattTACCTGATTCAATTACCTCTTCAAATGACATTTCACATTGATTCTCTCTTAACTCAAGCTCCTTCAGTTGTCCATCAAATTCATTCTGCATTGACTCAAGATCcttcacttgtccttcaaatTGATTCTCTTTTGACTTCAACTCATTCAGTTGCAGTTCGAGCCACTTTAGCTCAAACTCTCTCACTCGGACTTTGAATTTCTCTTCTTTTGATTCAAATTCTCTTATTTGGCTTTCAAAGTCCTTCTCTTTTGATTTAAACTCTGCCACCCGGCCTTTAAATTCCTCCTCCTTTGATTGAAACTCCTTCACCTGGTCATTAAATTTCACCTCTTTTGATTCAAACTCCTTCGCCCAACTTTCAAGTTGATCCTCTTTTAATTTGAGCCCCTTCAGTTGACTTTCAAAATGCATCTTATCTGATTCAAGCTCCTTCAACTGGCCTTTAAATTCGTGCTCttttatttcaaattctttTACTCGAGCTTCAAGCTGTTGCTCTTTTGACCTCAGTTCCTTTACTTGTCTTTCAGAAGACTCCTTTCTTCCCATCATCCAACCTTCAAGTTGCTTGTCCCTTGAATTTAGCTCATTCACTTGCCTTTCAAGATGTTTCTTTTTCGATTCCAGCTCCTTTACTCGGCCTTGAAATTTCTCCTCTTTTGATCTAAACTCCTTTGCCAGGCCTTCAAGCTCCAACATCACCCGACTTTCAAAATGCTTCTCTTTTGATTCCAGTTCCTTTACTTGGTCTTCGAATTCACGCTCTTTTAATTCAAGTTCCTTCAACTGGCCTTAGAATTTCTTCTCTTTTGATTCAAACTCCTTCATCCGACCTTCAAATTCCTCTTGCTTTGACTCCAAC
Coding sequences within it:
- the LOC123893941 gene encoding COP1-interactive protein 1-like encodes the protein MLELEGLAKEFRSKEEKFQGRVKELESKKKHLERQVNELNSRDKQLEGWMMGRKESSERQVKELRSKEQQLEARVKEFEIKEHEFKGQLKELESDKMHFESQLKGLKLKEDQLESWAKEFESKEVKFNDQVKEFQSKEEEFKGRVAEFKSKEKDFESQIREFESKEEKFKVRVREFELKWLELQLNELKSKENQFEGQVKDLESMQNEFDGQLKELELRENQCEMSFEEVIESDDQPSPAIDGRSLQLLPMEQTDKNESLGNEIRTRLLASSDPSKVVLDIIQNPSIPHCRKGNNVIIIDDGHIVILEQLMRISPQIKPCVREEATRLVLNLKAYIGENTENSVAVLGFLLLLSIYGLVPYFDENEVLKLFGFVAQHKIAVELFGTMGLADKVSHFVQNLIRKKQHVEAVRFICAYNMANKNQAVDLLREHVQSAKVISESNCTKTNSFKIKDKARDQEIDTLRTVLQCISDNNIESVDLLNQIQGRIFELSRQKRYFSV